One Microbacterium sp. zg-B96 genomic region harbors:
- a CDS encoding bifunctional proline dehydrogenase/L-glutamate gamma-semialdehyde dehydrogenase: MPQTYDEAPQSPMSADLADRAIDLAQRWVTESASVETDPAAKRLAGVLKDPRGLPFTIGFVDGVMRPESLSAAASHLTRIAPLVPDFLPWYLRGAVHVGGAVAPVLPTPVVPIARRVLREMVGHLIVDARPGKLGPAITRIRESGARLNLNLLGEAVLGEAEAVRRADGIHDLIRREDVDYVSVKVSAIMPRISMWAFDQTVEAVVERLLPLYLTAADPATPGGPTFINLDMEEYRDLDLTIAVFTRILEDPRLQQLEAGIVLQTYLPDALPALQELSAWARMRLAAGGARIKIRLVKGANLAMERVEAAMHDWPLATYDSKLDTDANYLRCLDWALQADRTAAVRIGVAGHNLFDIAYAWLLAGQRGVQDDIDVEMLLGMAQAQVHAVSREVGPVLLYVPVVRPDEFDVAISYLVRRLEENASSENFLSAALDLAADPALFDRERDRFLSSLDRSAEPGLALGPNRTQDRRADPVRRAQSIVRDAAASDDEAGLTQAVLGIARSAGTDPSDTVPLEPSADAMLFGGQEFVETAVFAPRETRRALGAPGFRNAADTDPAVPGNRAWAGAVLERVEVSAAGDATIDAARVTDVGALERVIATVTQGAGTWGGLAAAERAVVLIAAGRALEAHRAELIEVAASETGKVLAEADIEVSEAVDFANYYAATARELDRVSGAVFEPSRLTVVAPPWNFPIAIPTGGVLAALAAGSGVVLKPAPQARRCAAVIAEALWEAGVPRDVLALVDVDEDDLGQRLISHPAVDRVILTGSWDTAALFESWRPGLPLLAETSGKNAMIITPTADLDLAASDLVRSAFGHAGQKCSAASLAILVGPVGRSKRFARQLVDATRSLRVGPPTDPLAEMGPLIAAPTGKLDWALRTLEEGEQWLVEPRLLEGVDPEYEGRLWTPGIRVGVQPGSRTHLEEFFGPVLGIMHAHSLAQAIEMQNAVAYGLTAGLYTQHPDDLALWLDRVQAGNLYVNRGTTGAIVQRQPFGGWKRSSVGAGAKAGGPNYLIGLGSWRASAGGASSSTLHLRGLDSRITSLIEAAQPTLDYEGFDWLRRGALSDAIVWDREFGRVRDVSQLGVERNLFRYRPVPAVTIRATSDATWQAVLRVVVAAIRAGSPFTLSAPVGLPAAVRRALGDLRASVHVETDQQWLERIVGTGDGVASADLGLDLTARRPSRARLVGPRESVAALRRALAEALGGDPDLAIYDNEVTTAGRLELLPFLREQSITITAHRFGNPDPTFDDVI; encoded by the coding sequence ATGCCGCAGACCTACGACGAGGCACCGCAGTCGCCCATGTCCGCGGACCTCGCCGACCGCGCGATCGACCTCGCCCAGCGGTGGGTCACCGAGTCCGCCAGCGTCGAGACCGACCCTGCGGCCAAGCGGCTGGCCGGGGTGCTCAAAGACCCCCGCGGACTGCCGTTCACGATCGGCTTCGTCGACGGGGTGATGCGGCCGGAGAGCCTGTCGGCGGCGGCATCCCACCTCACCCGCATCGCGCCGCTCGTGCCCGACTTCCTGCCCTGGTACCTGCGCGGCGCGGTGCACGTGGGTGGTGCGGTGGCGCCGGTGCTGCCGACGCCGGTGGTGCCGATCGCACGCCGGGTGCTGCGCGAGATGGTCGGGCACCTCATCGTCGACGCCCGACCGGGCAAGCTCGGGCCGGCCATCACGCGCATCCGGGAGAGCGGCGCGCGGCTGAACCTCAACCTGCTGGGTGAGGCCGTGCTGGGTGAGGCCGAGGCCGTGCGCCGCGCCGACGGCATCCACGACCTCATCCGTCGGGAGGACGTCGACTACGTCTCGGTCAAGGTCTCCGCGATCATGCCGCGCATCTCGATGTGGGCGTTCGACCAGACGGTGGAAGCGGTCGTCGAGCGGCTGCTGCCGCTGTACCTGACCGCGGCGGACCCCGCGACGCCGGGCGGTCCGACGTTCATCAACCTCGACATGGAGGAGTACCGCGACCTGGACCTCACGATCGCGGTGTTCACCCGGATCCTCGAGGACCCGCGGCTGCAGCAGCTGGAAGCGGGCATCGTGCTGCAGACGTATCTGCCCGACGCCCTGCCGGCCCTGCAGGAGCTGTCGGCGTGGGCGCGCATGCGGCTGGCCGCAGGTGGCGCGCGCATCAAGATCCGGCTGGTCAAGGGCGCCAACCTCGCGATGGAGCGAGTGGAGGCCGCGATGCACGACTGGCCGCTGGCGACCTACGACAGCAAGCTCGACACGGATGCCAATTACCTCCGGTGCCTCGACTGGGCGCTGCAGGCCGACCGCACCGCCGCCGTGCGGATCGGCGTCGCCGGTCACAATCTGTTCGACATCGCCTACGCATGGCTGCTGGCCGGCCAGCGCGGTGTGCAGGACGACATCGACGTGGAGATGCTGCTGGGCATGGCGCAGGCGCAGGTGCACGCCGTCTCCCGCGAAGTCGGTCCGGTGCTGCTGTACGTGCCGGTCGTGCGCCCCGATGAGTTCGACGTCGCCATCAGCTACCTGGTGCGCCGGCTGGAGGAGAACGCCTCGAGCGAGAACTTCCTCTCCGCGGCCCTGGACCTCGCCGCCGATCCGGCGCTGTTCGACCGGGAGCGCGACCGGTTCCTCTCGTCGCTTGACCGCAGCGCCGAACCCGGGCTCGCCCTGGGCCCGAACCGCACGCAGGATCGCAGAGCCGACCCGGTGCGGCGTGCCCAAAGCATCGTGCGCGACGCTGCGGCATCCGATGACGAAGCCGGATTGACCCAGGCGGTGCTCGGCATCGCACGGTCGGCCGGGACGGATCCGAGCGACACCGTGCCGCTGGAACCATCGGCCGACGCCATGCTGTTCGGTGGCCAGGAATTCGTCGAGACCGCGGTGTTCGCACCGCGCGAGACGCGCCGTGCGCTGGGTGCTCCCGGCTTCCGCAACGCCGCCGACACCGACCCCGCCGTCCCGGGCAACCGCGCCTGGGCCGGTGCCGTGCTCGAACGGGTCGAGGTCAGCGCCGCGGGGGATGCCACCATCGACGCCGCGCGGGTGACCGATGTCGGCGCCCTCGAACGCGTCATCGCGACGGTGACCCAGGGCGCCGGCACGTGGGGCGGCCTCGCCGCGGCCGAGCGCGCCGTCGTGCTGATCGCCGCCGGCCGCGCCCTCGAGGCGCACCGGGCGGAGCTGATCGAAGTCGCCGCGTCGGAGACCGGAAAGGTGCTCGCCGAGGCCGACATCGAGGTGAGTGAAGCGGTCGACTTCGCCAACTACTACGCCGCGACCGCGCGCGAACTCGACCGCGTCAGCGGCGCGGTGTTCGAGCCGTCCCGGCTCACCGTCGTCGCACCGCCCTGGAACTTCCCTATCGCGATCCCCACCGGCGGGGTGCTCGCCGCGCTCGCCGCAGGGTCCGGCGTCGTGCTCAAACCCGCGCCGCAGGCCCGCCGCTGCGCCGCCGTCATCGCCGAGGCGCTGTGGGAGGCCGGCGTTCCCCGCGACGTGCTGGCCCTGGTCGACGTCGATGAAGACGACCTGGGGCAGCGGCTCATCTCGCACCCGGCGGTGGATCGGGTGATCCTCACCGGCTCCTGGGACACCGCCGCCCTCTTTGAATCGTGGCGTCCCGGGTTGCCGCTGTTGGCGGAGACCAGCGGTAAGAACGCGATGATCATCACGCCCACCGCCGACCTCGACCTGGCGGCATCCGACCTTGTCCGCAGCGCCTTCGGGCACGCCGGCCAGAAGTGCTCGGCGGCGTCGCTGGCGATCCTGGTGGGGCCGGTGGGGCGATCCAAGCGGTTCGCCCGGCAGCTGGTGGATGCCACCCGGTCGCTGCGCGTGGGCCCGCCCACCGACCCGCTGGCCGAGATGGGGCCGCTCATCGCGGCACCCACCGGCAAGCTCGACTGGGCGCTGCGCACCCTTGAAGAGGGGGAGCAGTGGCTTGTCGAACCGCGCCTCCTGGAGGGCGTGGACCCGGAGTACGAGGGACGGCTGTGGACCCCCGGCATCCGCGTGGGGGTGCAGCCCGGGTCGCGTACGCACCTCGAGGAATTCTTCGGGCCGGTGCTCGGCATCATGCACGCGCACTCCCTGGCGCAGGCAATCGAGATGCAGAACGCCGTCGCCTACGGGCTGACGGCAGGGCTGTACACACAGCACCCCGACGACCTCGCGTTGTGGCTGGACCGCGTGCAGGCGGGAAATCTCTACGTCAACCGCGGGACGACGGGCGCGATCGTGCAGCGGCAGCCGTTCGGCGGCTGGAAGCGGTCGTCGGTGGGCGCCGGCGCAAAAGCGGGCGGACCGAACTACCTCATCGGCCTCGGCTCGTGGCGTGCGTCCGCCGGCGGGGCATCCTCCTCGACGCTGCACCTGCGGGGACTGGACTCCCGCATCACGTCGCTCATCGAGGCGGCCCAGCCCACCCTCGACTACGAGGGCTTCGACTGGCTGCGCCGCGGCGCCCTGTCGGACGCGATCGTCTGGGATCGCGAATTCGGCCGTGTCCGCGACGTGTCGCAGCTGGGCGTGGAGCGCAATCTCTTCCGCTATCGCCCGGTGCCGGCCGTCACGATCCGGGCGACATCGGATGCCACCTGGCAGGCGGTGCTGCGCGTCGTGGTCGCCGCGATCCGCGCCGGATCCCCGTTCACCCTCAGCGCGCCGGTGGGTCTTCCCGCCGCGGTGCGCCGGGCGC
- a CDS encoding class II glutamine amidotransferase: MCRWIAYLGSALPLEDILVRPDHSLIDQSLLARELYLPGTAMASQFREHAFPTNGDGFGVAWAGRRDTPGQYRQTTPAWDSDNLRHLAAEIESGCFLAHVRAAPGGTIAEQNSHPFVHGRWMFQHNGEISGFADLKRELTMAVAPELYPFIRGTTDSEVCFFLALTYGLATDPVAALRRMVERVETARRDHGTSGAFRGAMCVSDGDRLVVLRWSSPDATQLPPPSLFHSAGPETLHVGEGRTEQLPRDAQLVVSEPLELHWSRRRWQEIPASTIGVITRDAAPVFTALS; the protein is encoded by the coding sequence ATGTGTCGTTGGATCGCGTACCTCGGATCTGCGCTGCCTCTCGAGGACATCCTGGTCCGCCCCGACCACTCGCTGATCGATCAGAGCCTCCTGGCGCGTGAGCTGTACCTGCCGGGAACGGCGATGGCCTCGCAGTTCCGCGAGCACGCGTTCCCGACCAACGGCGACGGGTTCGGCGTCGCGTGGGCGGGACGGCGGGACACCCCGGGGCAATACCGGCAGACCACGCCGGCGTGGGACAGCGACAACCTGCGCCACCTCGCCGCCGAAATCGAATCGGGCTGCTTCCTCGCGCACGTGCGGGCAGCCCCGGGCGGCACGATCGCGGAGCAGAACTCGCACCCGTTCGTGCACGGCCGCTGGATGTTCCAGCACAACGGCGAGATCAGCGGGTTCGCCGACCTCAAGCGCGAACTCACGATGGCGGTGGCGCCGGAGCTGTACCCGTTCATCAGGGGCACGACCGACAGCGAGGTCTGCTTCTTCCTCGCCCTCACCTACGGGCTCGCGACGGACCCGGTCGCCGCCCTCCGGCGCATGGTCGAACGCGTCGAGACCGCACGGCGTGATCACGGCACCTCCGGCGCATTCCGCGGTGCGATGTGCGTCTCGGACGGAGACCGACTCGTCGTCCTGCGCTGGTCGAGCCCGGATGCCACGCAGCTGCCGCCGCCGTCCCTGTTCCACAGCGCGGGACCCGAGACCCTGCACGTCGGTGAGGGACGGACCGAACAGCTCCCCCGCGACGCGCAGCTCGTCGTCTCGGAACCGCTCGAGCTGCACTGGTCGCGGCGCAGGTGGCAGGAGATCCCGGCCAGCACCATCGGGGTCATCACCCGCGACGCCGCACCGGTGTTCACCGCGCTGAGCTGA